A window from Citrus sinensis cultivar Valencia sweet orange chromosome 3, DVS_A1.0, whole genome shotgun sequence encodes these proteins:
- the LOC102620566 gene encoding fatty-acid-binding protein 1 — MVSLRFPFSFSQPSNLPHTATRSFSVAVTAAAAAATASVAGIAVYHNQKHPLVQNALNCLFSNQSSSHFWASLSFADNSSATVVESKTGTSFPSVLGGSRKLLGIGLRKKSVLGLKNIDVYAFGVYADHDDVKKILSEKYGNMSVAELKENKLNEDLMEADVCMTVRLQIIYNKLSIRSVRSAFEESVGSRLQKFGGSDNKELLQKFTSQFKDEYKIPKGSVIELSKERGHVLWTTIDGKEVGSIQSKLLCRSLLDLYIGEEPFDRKAKEDIELNLSSLIQK, encoded by the exons ATGGTTTCACTGCGGTTCCCATTCTCGTTTTCTCAGCCTTCAAATCTCCCCCACACCGCCACCCGTTCATTCTCAGTCGCCGTTACGGCGGCCGCCGCTGCAGCAACTGCCTCCGTGGCCGGCATCGCTGTCTACCACAACCAAAAACACCCACTTGTCCAAAATGCGCTGAATTGCCTCTTCTCTAATCAGTCCTCGTCACACTTCTGGGCTTCACTCTCTTTTGCTGACAATTCTTCAGCTACCGTTGTTGAATCAAAAACTGGCACGTCGTTTCCTTCCGTTCTTGGTGGTTCTCGGAAACTTCTGGGAATTGGGTTGAGGAAGAAAAGCGTTTTGGGCTTGAAGAACATAGATGTCTATGCGTTTG GTGTGTATGCTGATCATGAtgatgtgaaaaaaattttgagtgAGAAATATGGAAATATGTCAGTTGCTGAACTTAAGGAAAACAAGTTAAATGAAGATCTTATGGAAGCTGATGTATGTATGACTGTTAGACTTCagattatttataataaattaagcaTACGCTCTGTACGGAGTGCTTTTGAAGAGTCTGTTGGAAGCCGACTCCAAAAGTTTGGGGGATCAGATAATAAGGAATTGCTTCAAAA GTTCACTTCTCAGTTTAAAGATGAATACAAAATTCCTAAGGGATCTGTGATTGAGCTCTCAAAGGAGCGGGGCCATGTACTTTGGACTACAA TTGACGGGAAGGAGGTAGGAAGTATACAGAGCAAACTCCTCTGTCGGTCTCTATTGGATCTATATATTGGTGAGGAACCATTTGACAGAAAAGCCAAAGAAGACATAGAGCTCAATCTGTCATCTCTCATTCAGAAGTAG